Proteins encoded in a region of the Acidobacteriota bacterium genome:
- a CDS encoding sigma-54-dependent Fis family transcriptional regulator — translation MTDSPANVLVIDDEEIIREALHALLTMDGCAVRTAATAADGLALLADNDFDTVLLDLMLPDRSGLEVLDEIRRSDDTLPVVMITAFGTIDTAVRATKQGAFHYFTKPFKNDEVLVVLHNAVERRRLQRENLELRNRLKLGSHRFDQIIGGSPKMRAIYDLVARAAPSRTTVLIQGESGTGKELVAQACHRHSARADKAFVTVNSGNLPPDLLESLLFGHVKGAFTGAVAMKKGLFEMADRGTIFFDEIGNVPLETQAKLLRVIQAREFMRLGGLDTIKVDVRIIAATNVDLRKSVAEGRFREDLFYRLNVIPVQMPALRDHKEDIPLLVQHFLEKHGEDSRKSGWFVTPEALDLLMAYDWPGNVRELENVIERAVVLCPEREIGVDLIPDQVRFNREFKDADFVVPPEGIPLKEVLANAERRWIESALEAAGGVQKRAAELLDIKPTTLNEMIKRYDIRPRRKRQELDDSSET, via the coding sequence ATGACTGATTCGCCCGCGAACGTTCTGGTTATTGACGACGAGGAAATCATCCGGGAGGCGCTTCATGCGTTGCTCACGATGGACGGATGTGCGGTGCGCACGGCGGCCACCGCGGCTGACGGACTTGCGCTGCTGGCCGACAACGACTTCGATACCGTGCTCCTGGATCTGATGCTGCCCGATCGCAGCGGCCTTGAAGTGCTCGACGAAATTCGCCGGAGCGACGACACACTGCCCGTGGTCATGATTACCGCGTTCGGCACGATCGACACGGCCGTGCGTGCCACCAAGCAGGGCGCATTTCACTATTTCACCAAGCCGTTCAAAAACGACGAAGTGCTGGTGGTGCTGCACAACGCCGTGGAGCGCCGGCGCCTGCAGCGCGAGAACCTGGAATTGCGGAACCGGTTGAAGCTGGGAAGCCACCGCTTCGACCAGATCATCGGCGGCAGCCCGAAGATGCGTGCCATTTACGATCTGGTGGCCCGCGCCGCGCCAAGCCGCACGACGGTGCTGATCCAGGGAGAAAGCGGCACGGGGAAGGAACTGGTGGCGCAGGCGTGCCATCGCCACTCCGCGCGTGCGGACAAAGCCTTCGTGACCGTCAATTCCGGCAACCTGCCGCCTGACCTGCTCGAGTCGCTGTTGTTTGGCCACGTCAAGGGCGCGTTCACCGGCGCGGTGGCCATGAAGAAGGGCCTGTTCGAGATGGCCGACCGGGGGACAATCTTTTTCGACGAGATCGGCAACGTGCCGCTTGAGACGCAGGCCAAACTGCTGCGGGTCATCCAGGCTCGAGAATTCATGCGCCTCGGCGGCCTGGACACCATCAAGGTGGACGTCCGCATCATCGCGGCGACGAATGTGGACCTGCGAAAGAGCGTGGCTGAAGGCCGGTTCCGCGAAGACCTGTTCTACCGGCTCAACGTCATCCCCGTTCAGATGCCCGCGCTGCGCGACCACAAGGAGGATATTCCGCTGCTCGTGCAGCACTTCCTCGAGAAACACGGTGAGGACAGCCGCAAGTCGGGCTGGTTCGTCACGCCGGAGGCGCTGGACCTGCTCATGGCCTATGACTGGCCGGGCAACGTGCGCGAACTGGAGAACGTGATCGAACGCGCCGTCGTGTTGTGTCCCGAGCGGGAAATTGGCGTGGACCTGATTCCCGATCAGGTGCGGTTCAACCGCGAGTTCAAGGATGCGGACTTCGTTGTTCCGCCCGAAGGCATTCCGCTCAAGGAAGTACTGGCGAACGCCGAGCGCCGCTGGATTGAGTCCGCGCTCGAGGCGGCGGGCGGTGTGCAGAAGCGGGCGGCCGAATTGCTGGACATCAAGCCGACGACCCTGAACGAGATGATCAAGCGGTACGACATCCGGCCGCGGCGCAAGCGCCAGGAACTCGACGATTCGTCTGAAACGTAG